In one Lolium rigidum isolate FL_2022 chromosome 3, APGP_CSIRO_Lrig_0.1, whole genome shotgun sequence genomic region, the following are encoded:
- the LOC124699021 gene encoding peroxidase 2-like, whose amino-acid sequence MALGAEKLNVLVACALLLLAVGCQASPYWPLEIGFYHDKCPQAEAVVKGVMEYAISKNPGNGAAMIRMLFHDCFVEGCDASIFLDPTPFSPTPEKLSPPNDPSVRGFELIDAIKEAVEAVCPGVVSCADILAFAARDASCILSKGTVAFEMPSGRRDGTFSNASEPLKFLVPPTSNLSDLVDSFVVKGLNAEDLVILSGAHTIGRSHCSSFVSDRLNTPSDINSGLAWFLRSQCPADATPGGNDPEVMQDMVTPNVLDRQYYKNVLEHTVLFTSDAALLTSEETARMVEDNANIPGWWEGRFSKSMVKLAGVEVKTGHQGQIRKNCRAINYH is encoded by the exons ATGGCGCTTGGTGCTGAAAAGCTGAACGTTTTGGTGGCTTGTGCCTTGTTGCTCCTCGCTGTGGGGTGCCAGGCCAGCCCTTACTGGCCACTGGAGATCGGGTTTTACCACGACAAGTGCCCCCAAGCAGAGGCCGTCGTCAAGGGAGTCATGGAGTATGCCATCTCCAAgaaccccggcaatggcgccgccATGATCCGCATGCTCTTCCACGACTGCTTTGTCGAG GGTTGCGACGCTTCCATCTTCCTTGACCCGACACCGTTCAGCCCTACGCCAGAGAAGCTCAGCCCCCCAAACGACCCATCCGTGCGCGGCTTTGAGCTCATCGACGCGATCAAGGAGGCCGTGGAGGCGGTCTGCCCGGGTGTcgtctcctgcgccgacatcCTTGCCTTCGCTGCCCGCGACGCATCCTGCATCCTCAGCAAAGGCACTGTCGCCTTCGAAATGCCATCCGGGCGCCGCGACGGCACTTTCTCCAACGCCTCGGAGCCTCTCAAGTTCCTGGTCCCACCCACTTCCAACCTCAGCGATCTCGTTGACAGCTTCGTCGTCAAGGGACTCAACGCCGAGGATCTCGTCATCCTCTCCGGCGCGCACACCATCGGGCGCTCCCACTGCTCCTCCTTCGTCTCCGACCGCCTCAATACCCCCTCCGACATCAACAGCGGCCTCGCCTGGTTCCTAAGGAGTCAGTGCCCCGCCGACGCGACCCCCGGTGGCAACGACCCGGAGGTGATGCAGGACATGGTGACGCCCAACGTTCTTGACAGGCAGTACTACAAGAACGTGCTGGAGCACACGGTGCTCTTCACCTCCGACGCCGCGCTACTCACATCGGAGGAGACGGCGAGGATGGTGGAGGACAACGCCAACATTCCCGGGTGGTGGGAGGGCAGGTTCTCCAAGTCCATGGTGAAGCTGGCCGGCGTCGAGGTCAAGACCGGCCACCAGGGCCAGATCAGGAAGAACTGCCGGGCAATCAACTACCACTAG